One Parashewanella spongiae genomic window, ACAATTCTGGGGCATCATTGAAGAATTGGCGAGTTGTAGTATTCATGGCGTGACACTAGAAAAACCTTAATCTGTATGATTTACTCTCTATTGTTCAATTAGTAAACCTTCAGCTAAATCTTAAGTTAGTGCCATTGGCCCATAACCAAGCATGGTTTATGAATTTTTCCGATGTGTGAGTTGGAGCATTATCAATATAAACAATGGCTTTCTTATTGCTTGAAAGCTCTTTTGCCAACTTTTCAAAGGCTTCGATAACGATGTCTGTATTCACTGTGCACTCAACTTCGTGGTAAACAACCTTACCTTGCCTACTCAAAAAGCCAAGTACGTTTAGTTTCTTGCTGTTTTGATATGCAGTGCATTCAATAGCAACGCCTTTTTCACTCCAACCATACGGTAAGTTCGACTTCTGGGAAAAGCCAGATTCATCAAAATAATAAAGATCTATTACCCCTTCCTTTTCCATTTCTACACAACTCACTAATTCATCGTAGGCTCTTTCAAAATAGACTTCATTTCGCTGTTTTTTAAATGAATGTCTCATGCGTTTATGGCTGTAGTTAAATTTTTTTTATCGTCCGTTTTACTGTGCCTAGACTGCACTCTTTACCTGTTGAATTCTGTATTAAAGACTGCGCTCTTTTAAGTTGATGAGGCTCTTCATCAACAAATGATTTTAAGAGTGAAGCTTCCTCTTGAGAGTAAATACTAGGTCGACCTGAACGTTTGTCATCAAATAAACTTGAGACACCTTGCTCGTACCAAGCGGTAATCCAGTTTGATACTGTAATTTCGCAAACTTCGAAAATGTCAGCTATCTGTTTAATTGAAAA contains:
- a CDS encoding transposase, which encodes MRHSFKKQRNEVYFERAYDELVSCVEMEKEGVIDLYYFDESGFSQKSNLPYGWSEKGVAIECTAYQNSKKLNVLGFLSRQGKVVYHEVECTVNTDIVIEAFEKLAKELSSNKKAIVYIDNAPTHTSEKFINHAWLWANGTNLRFS
- a CDS encoding helix-turn-helix domain-containing protein, which translates into the protein MKRVVALSEFEIETLKAAVAHHSKHRSRTRAHAFLLSNKKFSIKQIADIFEVCEITVSNWITAWYEQGVSSLFDDKRSGRPSIYSQEEASLLKSFVDEEPHQLKRAQSLIQNSTGKECSLGTVKRTIKKI